In Plantibacter sp. PA-3-X8, one DNA window encodes the following:
- a CDS encoding 3-oxoacyl-ACP synthase III has translation MLSVASTLPSAVVTSVEIEEGLAAAMKRARLPKGILRRVAGVVERRHWGPGENSDDATVSAGRRALAEAGISPSQIGLMINTSVTRQHLEPSVAVRIHDGLGLPSSAINFDIANACLGFVTGMTMAAAMIESGQIEYALIVNGEDASEVHANTIERLSGSTIDRDDFMSEFASLTLGSGAAAAVIGPADRHPEGHRILGGVTRAATEFNHLCVGSVDGMFTDARALLKGGLDLVVSAWKEAAGDSWRWSKMDRYITHQVSSIHTDSMVKAASLDRSRVPVTYPYLGNVGPASIPITLADQQSTLNKGDRVLLMGVGSGLNTGLMELAW, from the coding sequence ATGTTGTCGGTGGCGAGCACGCTGCCGTCCGCAGTGGTGACCTCGGTCGAGATCGAAGAGGGCCTCGCGGCCGCGATGAAACGCGCCCGCCTCCCGAAGGGCATCCTGCGACGCGTCGCCGGTGTGGTCGAGCGACGACACTGGGGCCCCGGTGAGAACTCGGATGACGCCACCGTGTCGGCCGGACGCCGTGCGCTGGCCGAGGCCGGCATCTCGCCGTCGCAGATCGGCCTCATGATCAACACTTCGGTCACGAGACAGCACCTCGAGCCCTCCGTCGCCGTCCGCATCCACGACGGCCTCGGCTTGCCGAGCTCGGCCATCAACTTCGACATCGCCAACGCCTGCCTCGGGTTCGTCACCGGTATGACGATGGCGGCCGCCATGATCGAGTCCGGACAGATCGAGTACGCGCTCATCGTCAACGGTGAGGACGCGAGCGAGGTCCACGCCAACACGATCGAGCGCCTGAGCGGCAGTACCATCGACCGCGACGACTTCATGAGCGAGTTCGCCTCTCTCACGCTCGGCTCCGGAGCGGCCGCCGCCGTCATCGGCCCGGCGGACCGCCACCCGGAGGGGCACCGCATCCTCGGCGGCGTCACCCGCGCCGCGACCGAGTTCAACCACCTCTGCGTCGGCAGCGTCGACGGCATGTTCACGGACGCCCGAGCACTCCTCAAGGGCGGGCTCGACCTCGTCGTCTCCGCGTGGAAGGAGGCCGCCGGCGACTCGTGGCGGTGGTCGAAGATGGACCGCTACATCACCCACCAGGTGTCGTCCATCCACACGGACTCCATGGTGAAGGCCGCGTCACTCGACCGCAGCCGGGTGCCGGTCACCTATCCCTACCTCGGCAACGTCGGGCCGGCCTCCATCCCGATCACCCTCGCCGACCAGCAGTCGACCCTGAACAAGGGCGACCGCGTCCTCCTCATGGGCGTCGGCTCGGGGTTGAACACCGGCCTCATGGAACTCGCGTGGTAG
- a CDS encoding alpha/beta fold hydrolase, which produces MVAGTVAANVGLRTMGVRAAGLPGLPAAFSHRIDVPGRLADDGTTRNWHYLDTASALAEAGATPVGTVLAVHGNPTWSYLWRSLVTQSVEQASSGGDAWRVVAVDQLEMGWSERTETTRTLEQRIADLAAFTEALGITGPVVTLGHDWGGVISLGWATEHPEELVGSMLLNTAVHHPEGTAIPAPLRLAGARGMLGAGSVQTTAFLDTTLSLASPPLDRDVRDAYRSPYGSPARRRGIGAFVADIPATPDHVSFARLERLADDVAQLRVPAVMLWGPRDPIFSDRYLDDLADRLPHAEVHRFEGAGHLVIDDAPVAESLLTWLGDRLPQGATAKTVPTAPAEASASDGGFEPLWRRLDQRRTDDGDAIVEQRGSGTARRVSWRQLDDRVTRLAAGLHRIGVRRGDRVSLLVTPGATLTAVIYACLRIGAVVVVADAGLGVKGLHRAVRGAWPAYVIGETKGLAAARALGWPGVKVSAARLPGATAAALGVSYSLKDLLDTRTTPELPSEPGPTDLAAILYTSGSTGPAKGVKYTHAQLSSLRDVLSEHFAITADSGLVTGFAPFALLGPALGARSSTPEMDISAPRTLTARAVAAAVAETDADIVFLSPAAILNVVATADALDAADRQALQGVRTVLSTGAPVSRQLLTALVGVLPNASAHAVYGMTECLLVADITLDTLPDEDTEHTGVCVGTPIGGVDVRISPLDEAGRATGAPTQDADRLGEVIISAEHLKSQYDRLWLTDRAAVRDVADDGRWHRTGDVGHLDTDGRLWIEGRLPHVIATQDGPIAPVGPEQAIETVSLVRRAAVVGVGPAGLRQCVAIVETTTGTKRVQLADAELAAQVRDASTQPLVAVFVVPELPTDIRHNSKIDRTRLSVWAEGILAGERLSTP; this is translated from the coding sequence GTGGTAGCGGGCACCGTCGCCGCGAACGTCGGTCTGCGGACCATGGGGGTGCGCGCCGCAGGTCTGCCCGGCCTGCCCGCCGCCTTCTCCCACCGCATCGACGTCCCCGGCCGCCTGGCCGACGACGGCACGACGCGCAACTGGCACTACCTCGACACCGCCTCGGCGCTCGCCGAAGCCGGCGCGACACCGGTCGGCACCGTGCTCGCCGTCCACGGGAACCCGACGTGGTCGTACCTGTGGCGTTCGCTCGTCACGCAGTCGGTCGAGCAGGCGTCCTCCGGTGGCGACGCCTGGCGCGTCGTCGCGGTGGACCAGCTGGAGATGGGCTGGTCGGAGCGCACCGAGACCACCCGGACCCTGGAACAGCGCATCGCCGACCTCGCCGCCTTCACCGAGGCGCTCGGCATCACCGGTCCCGTCGTCACGCTCGGCCACGACTGGGGCGGCGTCATCTCCCTCGGCTGGGCGACGGAGCACCCGGAGGAGCTCGTCGGCTCGATGCTCCTCAACACCGCCGTGCACCACCCGGAGGGCACTGCGATCCCCGCGCCGCTGCGTCTCGCAGGCGCTCGAGGCATGCTCGGTGCCGGATCGGTCCAGACCACGGCGTTCCTCGACACGACGCTCTCCCTCGCGTCACCGCCGCTCGACCGCGACGTCCGCGACGCCTACCGGAGCCCGTACGGGTCGCCGGCCCGTCGTCGGGGGATCGGTGCGTTCGTCGCCGACATCCCCGCGACGCCCGACCACGTCAGCTTCGCGCGCCTCGAGCGCCTCGCCGACGACGTCGCCCAGCTCCGCGTCCCGGCCGTCATGCTCTGGGGCCCGCGCGATCCGATCTTCAGCGACCGCTACCTCGACGACCTCGCCGACCGCCTTCCGCACGCCGAGGTCCACCGCTTCGAGGGCGCCGGCCACCTCGTCATCGACGACGCCCCCGTCGCCGAATCGCTGCTCACCTGGCTCGGCGACCGCCTGCCGCAGGGTGCGACCGCGAAGACCGTGCCGACTGCTCCCGCCGAGGCGTCCGCGTCCGACGGCGGCTTCGAGCCGCTGTGGCGTCGGCTCGACCAGCGTCGCACCGACGACGGCGACGCCATCGTCGAGCAGCGCGGGTCCGGAACCGCACGTCGCGTCAGCTGGCGGCAGCTCGACGACCGCGTGACCCGCCTGGCCGCCGGCCTGCACCGCATCGGTGTGCGACGGGGCGACCGCGTCTCGCTACTCGTCACGCCTGGCGCCACGCTCACCGCCGTCATCTACGCCTGCCTGCGCATCGGCGCGGTCGTGGTCGTCGCCGACGCCGGTCTCGGCGTCAAGGGACTCCACCGAGCCGTGCGCGGTGCCTGGCCCGCCTACGTCATCGGTGAGACCAAGGGGCTCGCCGCAGCCCGGGCGCTCGGCTGGCCCGGCGTGAAGGTCTCAGCCGCCCGCCTCCCCGGTGCGACAGCAGCAGCTCTCGGCGTCTCGTACAGCCTCAAGGACCTGCTCGACACCCGCACGACGCCTGAGCTGCCCAGCGAACCCGGCCCGACCGACCTCGCGGCGATCCTGTACACCTCTGGATCGACCGGCCCGGCGAAGGGCGTGAAGTACACCCACGCCCAGCTGTCGTCGCTCCGTGACGTCCTCTCGGAGCACTTCGCGATCACCGCCGATTCGGGACTCGTCACCGGCTTCGCTCCGTTCGCCCTCCTCGGTCCGGCGCTCGGTGCCCGTTCCTCGACGCCGGAGATGGACATCTCGGCGCCCCGGACGCTCACCGCCCGGGCGGTCGCTGCCGCCGTGGCCGAGACGGACGCCGACATCGTGTTCCTCTCGCCGGCCGCCATCCTGAACGTGGTCGCGACGGCCGACGCGCTCGACGCAGCGGACCGACAAGCGCTCCAGGGCGTCAGGACAGTGCTCTCGACGGGCGCGCCCGTCAGTCGCCAGCTCCTCACGGCACTCGTGGGCGTCCTGCCCAACGCGTCCGCGCACGCGGTGTACGGCATGACCGAGTGCCTGCTCGTTGCGGACATCACCCTCGACACGCTGCCCGACGAGGACACCGAGCACACGGGTGTGTGCGTCGGGACGCCCATCGGCGGCGTCGACGTGCGCATCAGCCCACTCGATGAGGCCGGACGCGCCACGGGTGCGCCGACGCAGGACGCGGATCGCCTCGGCGAGGTCATCATCTCGGCGGAGCACCTCAAATCGCAGTACGACCGGCTCTGGCTGACCGACCGTGCCGCTGTCCGCGACGTCGCCGATGACGGACGCTGGCACCGCACCGGCGATGTCGGGCATCTCGACACCGATGGCCGCCTCTGGATCGAGGGCCGTCTGCCGCACGTGATCGCGACCCAGGACGGACCGATCGCTCCGGTCGGACCGGAGCAGGCGATCGAGACCGTGTCGCTCGTTCGCCGCGCCGCCGTCGTCGGCGTCGGCCCCGCGGGTCTCCGCCAGTGCGTCGCGATCGTCGAGACGACCACGGGTACGAAGCGGGTCCAGCTCGCCGATGCGGAGCTCGCCGCGCAGGTGCGGGACGCTTCGACGCAGCCGCTCGTCGCGGTGTTCGT